A single genomic interval of Scylla paramamosain isolate STU-SP2022 chromosome 12, ASM3559412v1, whole genome shotgun sequence harbors:
- the LOC135105629 gene encoding LOW QUALITY PROTEIN: vesicular integral-membrane protein VIP36-like (The sequence of the model RefSeq protein was modified relative to this genomic sequence to represent the inferred CDS: inserted 1 base in 1 codon), whose product MSCLPSAVRGQRTWASNTMDILFHCAIVVFSLIISSTSAGEWRTHDYVVREHSLVKPYQGMGTSIPYWDFLGTTMVTNNYIRLTGDIQSNXGAVWNTVGCYLRNWEMQIHFKVHGRGKDLFGDGFAFWYVKDPMQEGEVFGSKDYFSGLAVILDTYSNHNGPHNHGHPYISAMINNGSLHYDHDRDGTHTQLSAGCVSKFRNLDHDTFISIKYVHDTLTVSTDIDNKQEFRQCFSVSGVKLPVGYFLGVSAATGDLSDTHDIISLKMFDLSTPDDDILEERVNIMPSASFFEAPRDHVEDPKPSSLSTGKQVLLLIVGVVLICACVFIGGLIYSKQQEQQRKRFY is encoded by the exons ATGAGTTGCCTTCCGTCAGCTGTTCGTGGTCAGCGGACTTGGGCTTCCAACACTATGGATATCTTATTTCATTGTGCCATAGTCGTGTtttcactcattatttcttccaCATCTGCTGGGGAGTGGAGGACGCACGATTATGTGGTGAGGGAGCACTCCTTGGTGAAGCCTTATCAAG GTATGGGCACTAGCATACCTTACTGGGACTTTCTTGGGACCACAATGGTGACCAACAATTACATCAGACTAACAGGTGACATTCAGAGCA GTGGAGCAGTGTGGAACACAGTAGGATGTTACTTGCGGAACTGGGAAATGCAGATACATTTCAAAGTCCATGGACGAGGGAAGGACCTATTTGGTGATGGATTTGCCTTTTG GTACGTGAAGGATCCTATGCAAGAAGGAGAGGTGTTTGGTAGCAAGGATTACTTCAGTGGCCTGGCAGTCATATTGGACACCTACAGCAATCACAATGGACCTCATAAT CATGGCCACCCATATATCTCTGCAATGATTAACAATGGCAGCCTTCACTACGACCATGACCGGGATGGTACCCACACCCAGTTGAGTGCTGGCTGTGTGTCTAAATTCAGGAACCTTGACCATGACACATTTATTTCAATTAAGTATGTCCATGACACACTGACAG TTTCCACAGATATTGACAACAAGCAGGAGTTCAGGCAGTGCTTCTCTGTGTCTGGGGTAAAGCTTCCTGTTGGTTACTTCCTGGGTGTGTCAGCAGCCACAGGTGACCTCAGTGATACCCATGACATCATCTCCCTCAAGATGTTTGATCTCTCCACACCTGATGAT GACATACTGGAGGAACGTGTCAACATAATGCCCTCTGCTTCATTTTTTGAAGCTCCTAGAG ATCATGTGGAGGATCCAAAGCCTTCCTCCCTGAGTACTGGCAAGCAGGTGCTGCTGTTGATAGTGGGTGTAGTCCTCATCTGTGCCTGTGTTTTCATAGGGGGACTCATCTACTCcaaacaacaagagcaacaacgcAAGAGATTTTACTAA